The following coding sequences are from one Pseudomonas oryzae window:
- a CDS encoding YfhL family 4Fe-4S dicluster ferredoxin, translated as MSLMITDDCINCDVCEPECPNGAISQGEEIYEIDPNLCTECVGHYDEPQCQQVCPVDCIPLDPNHAESRDELMQKYLIISGKA; from the coding sequence ATGTCCCTTATGATCACCGACGACTGCATCAACTGCGACGTCTGCGAACCGGAGTGCCCGAACGGCGCCATTTCCCAGGGCGAGGAGATCTACGAGATCGATCCGAACCTGTGCACCGAGTGCGTCGGCCACTACGACGAACCGCAGTGCCAGCAGGTGTGCCCGGTGGACTGCATCCCGCTCGACCCCAACCACGCGGAAAGCCGCGACGAGCTGATGCAGAAGTACCTGATCATCAGCGGCAAGGCCTGA
- the coaD gene encoding pantetheine-phosphate adenylyltransferase, with protein sequence MNRVLYPGTFDPITKGHGDLIERASRLFDEVIIAVAASPKKNPLFSLDKRVELAQAVSAHLPNVRVLGFSNLLAQFAHQQQANVLLRGLRAVSDFEYEFQLANMNRQLAPDVESLFLTPSEKYSYISSTLVREIAALGGDIDKFVHPVVAEALRERFAG encoded by the coding sequence ATGAATCGCGTGCTTTACCCGGGCACTTTCGACCCGATCACCAAGGGCCATGGCGACCTGATCGAGCGCGCCTCGCGCCTGTTCGACGAGGTGATCATCGCGGTGGCGGCCAGCCCGAAGAAGAACCCGCTGTTCAGCCTCGACAAGCGCGTCGAGCTGGCCCAGGCGGTCAGCGCCCACCTGCCCAACGTGCGGGTGCTCGGCTTCTCCAACCTGCTCGCCCAGTTCGCCCACCAGCAGCAGGCCAACGTCCTGCTGCGCGGCCTGCGCGCCGTCTCCGACTTCGAGTACGAGTTCCAGCTGGCCAACATGAACCGGCAACTGGCCCCGGACGTGGAAAGCCTGTTCCTCACCCCGTCGGAGAAGTACTCCTACATCTCCTCGACCCTGGTGCGGGAAATCGCCGCGCTCGGCGGCGACATCGACAAGTTCGTCCACCCGGTCGTCGCCGAGGCCCTGCGCGAGCGCTTCGCCGGCTGA
- a CDS encoding diguanylate cyclase, with translation MSAPRDALPLRCSRRCQWALCCLLVLIGLALTTWLSLKLHHDSQALRQQHFDQLAGERLARLEERLETRQRDLDSVRRFFESSAAVSRSEFERFARPLLDDHLVLSWAPLLKVDPAIRDAQLLAFARRAEILVGSGFQLREADSQGRLQPLQPRGHYYPLLFSLSRSVSELPLGQDMASPGPRREALEDALRHDHISRSAILRFTSGAEADRLGLLLVAPVRDRAATAHAGSHAAAPLRGALFSTISLRQLLEEGQTALTLESLALELHDPIHAGATPTYHLGRPAADSSLLASRELRTAGGDFHLVIRPTTRFLAQHPVLPVWSIALPGTALSLLLGVLLFVLLSQRQRALALVERRTAELQESREALRLSEERWALALDGIGDGVWDWDLLADRLYLSPMWKRMLGYAEDEIGDRPEEWRSRLHPEDAARCEQALHEHLAGRTPLYRSEKRLRCKDGGWKWLLARGKVVERLPDGQPARIIGTHVDISMRKALELELRQSHARLQGLLEAATQVAIIGIDRAGEVRTFNAGAERLLGYDRTEILGQAASPLLAAKPLAASAGLAEVPDAVPALLAALLRTRQHRELDTVLLRRNREPLQVTLMLSAILAADGQLDGYLLIAIDIGERMRTRRALEEHSHLLQKLGAQVPGSIYQFRLYPDGRSCFPYASAGIHEVYEVSPEQVRADASPVFARLHPDDRARIDRSIHASASALLRWQEDYRVQLPQRGLRWLRGDAMPERLPDGSVLWHGFIADITSLKQVEDELRTLTITDPLTGIHNRRYFLDQLHIELERRNRTGRPFSLIMLDIDHFKRINDSFGHDAGDQVLRELCRRIAARLRRLDCFCRLGGEEFIVICPETDAAQAGQLAEALRQLLESAPFPAVGRVTASFGVTSAHPGDSHESLLQRVDQALYAAKGSGRNRVCGAPVESGA, from the coding sequence ATGTCCGCCCCCCGCGACGCCCTACCCCTGCGCTGCAGCCGTCGCTGCCAGTGGGCGCTGTGCTGCCTGCTGGTCCTGATCGGACTCGCCCTCACCACCTGGCTGAGCCTCAAGCTGCACCATGACAGCCAGGCCCTGCGCCAGCAGCACTTCGACCAGCTCGCCGGGGAACGCCTCGCCCGCCTCGAGGAGCGGCTCGAGACTCGCCAGCGCGACCTCGACAGCGTGCGGCGCTTCTTCGAAAGCTCCGCTGCGGTGAGCCGCAGCGAGTTCGAGCGCTTCGCCAGACCGCTGCTCGACGACCACCTGGTGCTGTCGTGGGCGCCGCTGCTGAAGGTCGACCCCGCCATCCGCGACGCGCAGCTGCTGGCCTTCGCCCGCCGCGCGGAAATCCTGGTCGGCAGCGGCTTCCAGCTGCGCGAGGCGGACAGCCAGGGCCGCCTGCAGCCGCTGCAGCCGCGCGGACACTATTACCCGCTGCTGTTCAGCCTGTCGCGCAGCGTCAGCGAGCTGCCGCTCGGCCAGGACATGGCCTCGCCCGGCCCACGGCGCGAGGCGCTGGAGGATGCCCTGCGCCATGACCACATCAGCCGCAGCGCCATCCTGCGCTTCACCAGCGGGGCCGAGGCCGACCGGCTCGGCCTGCTGCTGGTCGCCCCGGTGCGCGACCGTGCCGCCACGGCCCACGCCGGCAGCCACGCCGCCGCGCCCCTGCGCGGTGCGCTGTTCAGCACGATCAGCCTGCGCCAGCTACTCGAAGAGGGACAGACCGCGCTGACCCTGGAGAGCCTGGCCCTCGAGCTGCACGATCCGATCCACGCGGGCGCCACACCGACCTACCACCTCGGCCGTCCGGCCGCCGACAGCTCGTTGCTGGCCAGCCGCGAACTGCGCACCGCGGGCGGCGACTTCCACCTGGTGATCCGCCCCACCACCCGCTTCCTGGCCCAGCACCCGGTCCTGCCGGTCTGGAGCATCGCCCTGCCGGGTACGGCGCTCAGCCTGCTGCTCGGCGTTCTGCTGTTCGTCCTGCTCAGCCAGCGCCAACGCGCCCTCGCCCTGGTCGAGCGGCGCACCGCCGAGCTGCAGGAAAGCCGCGAGGCCCTGCGCCTCAGCGAGGAGCGCTGGGCGCTGGCCCTCGACGGTATCGGCGACGGCGTGTGGGACTGGGACCTGCTCGCCGATCGCCTGTACCTGTCTCCGATGTGGAAGCGCATGCTCGGCTACGCCGAGGACGAGATCGGCGACCGCCCCGAGGAGTGGCGCAGCCGCCTGCATCCGGAGGATGCCGCGCGCTGCGAGCAGGCGCTGCACGAGCACCTGGCCGGGCGCACGCCGCTGTACCGCAGCGAGAAGCGGCTGCGCTGCAAGGACGGTGGCTGGAAATGGCTGCTGGCACGCGGCAAGGTGGTCGAACGGCTGCCCGACGGCCAGCCGGCGCGCATCATCGGCACCCACGTCGACATCTCGATGCGCAAGGCCCTGGAACTGGAGCTGCGCCAGAGCCATGCGCGCCTGCAGGGGCTGCTCGAGGCGGCCACCCAGGTCGCCATCATCGGCATCGACCGCGCCGGCGAAGTCCGCACCTTCAATGCCGGCGCCGAGCGCCTGCTGGGCTACGACCGCACGGAAATCCTCGGCCAGGCCGCCAGCCCGCTGCTCGCCGCCAAGCCGCTGGCCGCCAGCGCCGGGCTGGCCGAGGTGCCGGACGCCGTTCCGGCCCTGCTCGCCGCCCTGCTCCGCACGCGCCAGCACCGCGAGCTGGACACCGTGCTGCTCAGGCGCAACCGCGAGCCGCTACAGGTGACCCTGATGCTGTCCGCCATCCTCGCCGCCGACGGCCAGCTCGACGGCTATCTGCTGATCGCCATCGACATCGGCGAACGAATGCGCACCCGCCGGGCACTGGAGGAACACAGCCACCTGCTGCAGAAGCTCGGCGCGCAGGTCCCCGGCAGCATCTACCAGTTCCGCCTGTACCCCGACGGCCGCAGCTGCTTCCCCTACGCCAGCGCCGGCATCCACGAGGTCTACGAGGTCAGCCCCGAGCAGGTGCGCGCGGACGCCTCGCCGGTGTTCGCCCGCCTGCACCCCGACGATCGCGCGCGCATCGACCGCTCGATCCACGCGTCGGCCAGCGCCCTGCTCCGCTGGCAGGAGGACTATCGCGTGCAGCTGCCGCAGCGCGGCCTGCGCTGGCTGCGCGGCGACGCCATGCCGGAGCGCCTGCCGGACGGCTCGGTGCTCTGGCACGGCTTCATCGCCGACATCACCAGCCTCAAGCAGGTCGAGGACGAGCTGCGCACCCTGACCATCACCGACCCGCTGACCGGCATCCACAACCGCCGCTACTTCCTCGACCAGCTGCATATCGAGCTGGAGCGGCGCAACCGCACCGGGCGCCCGTTCAGCCTGATCATGCTGGACATCGACCACTTCAAGCGGATCAACGACAGTTTCGGCCACGATGCCGGCGATCAGGTGCTCCGCGAGCTGTGCCGGCGCATCGCCGCGCGCCTGCGGCGCCTCGACTGCTTCTGCCGCCTCGGTGGCGAGGAGTTCATCGTGATCTGCCCGGAAACCGACGCCGCCCAGGCCGGCCAGCTGGCCGAGGCCTTGCGCCAGCTGCTGGAAAGCGCGCCCTTCCCTGCGGTCGGCCGGGTCACCGCCAGCTTCGGAGTCACCAGCGCGCACCCCGGCGACAGCCACGAGAGCCTGCTGCAGCGCGTCGACCAGGCGCTCTATGCCGCCAAGGGCAGCGGCCGCAACCGGGTCTGCGGCGCCCCCGTCGAGAGCGGTGCCTGA
- the rsmD gene encoding 16S rRNA (guanine(966)-N(2))-methyltransferase RsmD yields MARPSTKPARKPSASQPQGQGQLRIIGGEWRSRRLSFPDAPGLRPTPDRVRETLFNWLAPHVEGARVLDPFAGSGALLLEALSRGASRGLALELNPAAASALRGNLELLRASGAEVRQADALQHLQGASAEPFDLVFLDPPFHKELLVPACQLLESRGWLAADAWIYTESESAPSSLGLPGHWHLHREKHTGQVHYALWQRRPATGA; encoded by the coding sequence ATGGCCCGTCCCAGCACCAAGCCCGCCCGCAAGCCCTCCGCCAGCCAGCCCCAGGGGCAGGGCCAGCTGCGCATCATCGGCGGCGAGTGGCGCTCGCGGCGCCTGAGCTTCCCCGACGCACCCGGCCTGCGCCCGACCCCGGACCGCGTGCGCGAGACCCTGTTCAACTGGCTGGCGCCCCACGTCGAGGGCGCGCGCGTGCTCGACCCCTTCGCCGGCAGCGGCGCCCTGCTGCTGGAAGCGCTGTCACGCGGCGCCAGCCGCGGCCTGGCGCTGGAACTCAACCCGGCCGCGGCCAGCGCCCTGCGCGGCAACCTCGAACTGCTGCGCGCCAGCGGCGCCGAGGTACGCCAGGCCGACGCCCTGCAGCACCTGCAGGGCGCGAGCGCCGAGCCCTTCGACCTGGTGTTCCTCGACCCGCCGTTCCACAAGGAACTGCTCGTCCCAGCCTGTCAGTTGCTGGAAAGCCGCGGCTGGCTGGCGGCCGATGCCTGGATCTACACCGAGAGCGAAAGCGCCCCCTCCAGCCTCGGCCTGCCCGGCCACTGGCACCTGCACCGCGAGAAGCACACCGGCCAGGTGCATTACGCCCTCTGGCAGCGCCGCCCCGCGACAGGCGCCTGA
- a CDS encoding M16 family metallopeptidase has translation MNKRHLLLIAALLGLLGLLLLISRPAAQPDSPVADGTPAAAPKIASLAKIDGQAPARRPLDIQRWTTAEGARVLFVAAHELPMFDLRLTFAAGSSQDGASPGLALLTNAMLNEGIDGRDATAIAAGFEGLGAQFGNGSYRDMAVASLRSLSAREQREPALALFARVVGAPSFPDDALARVKNQVLAGLELQKQNPGKLASIALFQQLYGQHPYAQPSDGTPASIPAIDRAQLAAFHARAYAAGNAVIALVGDLDRVEAEAIAAQVSAALPAGPALPPPPAPEAPAAVSRHVEYPSQQTHLLLAQLGIDRRDPDYAALYVGNQILGGGGFGTRLMEEVREKRGLTYGIYSGFTPMQVAGPFMINVQTRAELSEATLGLVRQLVREFIARGPSAEELATTQRELAGSFPLSTASNADIVAQLAAIGFYDLPTTQLEDFMNQVQQLTVEQVRAAMARHLDADAFVVVTSGPTVAQQPLPPPVERPAAQNAGVPEH, from the coding sequence ATGAATAAGCGTCACCTGCTGCTGATCGCCGCCCTGCTCGGCCTGCTCGGCCTGTTGCTGCTGATCAGCCGCCCCGCCGCCCAGCCGGACAGCCCCGTCGCCGACGGCACACCGGCCGCCGCGCCGAAGATCGCCTCGCTGGCCAAGATCGACGGCCAGGCACCGGCACGCCGCCCGCTGGACATCCAGCGCTGGACCACCGCCGAGGGCGCCCGCGTGCTGTTCGTCGCCGCCCACGAGCTGCCGATGTTCGACCTGCGCCTGACCTTCGCCGCCGGCAGCAGCCAGGATGGCGCCAGCCCTGGCCTGGCCCTGCTGACCAACGCCATGCTCAACGAGGGCATCGACGGCCGCGACGCCACCGCCATCGCCGCCGGCTTCGAGGGCCTCGGCGCGCAGTTCGGCAACGGCTCCTACCGCGACATGGCCGTCGCCTCGCTGCGCAGCCTGTCCGCGCGCGAGCAGCGCGAGCCGGCGCTGGCGCTGTTCGCCCGGGTGGTCGGCGCCCCCAGCTTCCCCGACGACGCCCTGGCACGGGTGAAGAACCAGGTGCTCGCCGGCCTCGAGCTGCAGAAGCAGAACCCCGGCAAGCTGGCCAGCATCGCCCTGTTCCAGCAGCTGTACGGCCAGCATCCCTACGCCCAGCCGAGCGACGGCACGCCGGCCAGCATCCCGGCCATCGACCGCGCCCAGCTGGCCGCCTTCCATGCCCGCGCCTACGCCGCCGGCAACGCGGTGATCGCCCTGGTCGGCGACCTCGACCGCGTCGAGGCCGAGGCCATCGCCGCGCAGGTATCCGCCGCCCTGCCCGCGGGGCCGGCGCTGCCGCCACCGCCGGCGCCCGAGGCCCCGGCCGCGGTCAGCCGGCACGTCGAATACCCCTCGCAGCAGACCCACCTGCTGCTCGCCCAGCTCGGCATCGACCGCCGCGACCCGGACTACGCCGCGCTCTACGTCGGCAACCAGATCCTCGGCGGCGGCGGCTTCGGCACCCGCCTGATGGAGGAGGTGCGCGAGAAGCGCGGCCTGACCTACGGTATCTACTCCGGCTTCACCCCGATGCAGGTGGCCGGCCCGTTCATGATCAACGTGCAGACCCGCGCCGAACTGAGCGAGGCCACCCTCGGCCTGGTGCGCCAGCTGGTGCGCGAATTCATCGCCCGGGGGCCGAGCGCCGAGGAGCTGGCCACGACCCAGCGCGAACTGGCCGGCAGCTTCCCGCTGTCCACCGCGAGCAACGCCGACATCGTTGCCCAGCTCGCCGCCATCGGCTTCTACGACCTGCCGACCACCCAGCTGGAAGACTTCATGAACCAGGTGCAGCAACTCACCGTCGAACAGGTACGCGCGGCCATGGCCCGCCACCTGGATGCCGACGCCTTCGTGGTGGTCACCAGCGGCCCGACGGTCGCCCAGCAGCCGCTGCCTCCCCCTGTCGAACGTCCCGCCGCGCAGAACGCCGGCGTACCGGAGCACTGA
- a CDS encoding M16 family metallopeptidase, which yields MNASLRHAARLLLVALCLPLGAFAASSQPTHEFTLDNGLKVIVREDHRAPVVVSQLWYRIGSSYERPGFTGLSHALEHMMFKGSAKLGPGESSRILRELGAEENAFTSDDYTAYYQVLARDRLEVALEMEADRLAGLRLPADEFAREIEVIKEERRLRTEDNPSALAWERFKTAAFPATGYRTPTIGWMADLERMTVDDLRAWHEDWYSPNNAILVVVGDVSRDEVKSLVERHFAAIPARPLPAARMPLELPALGERRLTLQVKTQLPSLLMGFNVPALASADNPREVHALRLIATLLDGGYSARLPTRLEREQELVTGVSASYDPFNRGDSLFVLSARPNLQQGKTLEQVEAGLWQELERLKNEAPSSAELARVQAQVIAGLVYERDSIASQATSIGMLETVGLSWQLLDQELESLKAVTPADIQAAARRLFQRERLTLAQVLPLPAAEENSHE from the coding sequence ATGAATGCATCCCTGCGCCACGCCGCCCGCCTCCTGCTGGTCGCCCTGTGCCTGCCGCTGGGCGCCTTCGCCGCCAGCAGCCAGCCGACCCACGAGTTCACCCTGGACAACGGCCTCAAGGTGATCGTCCGCGAGGACCACCGTGCGCCGGTGGTGGTGTCGCAGCTGTGGTACCGCATCGGCTCCAGCTACGAGCGCCCCGGCTTCACCGGCCTGTCCCACGCCCTCGAGCACATGATGTTCAAGGGCAGCGCCAAGCTCGGCCCCGGCGAGTCCTCGCGCATCCTGCGCGAGCTGGGCGCCGAGGAGAATGCCTTCACCAGCGACGACTACACCGCCTACTACCAGGTGCTGGCGCGCGATCGCCTGGAGGTCGCCCTGGAGATGGAGGCCGACCGCCTGGCCGGTCTGCGCCTGCCGGCCGACGAGTTCGCCCGCGAGATCGAGGTGATCAAGGAGGAGCGCCGCCTGCGCACCGAAGACAACCCTTCGGCGCTGGCCTGGGAGCGCTTCAAGACCGCCGCCTTCCCGGCCACCGGCTATCGCACGCCGACCATCGGCTGGATGGCCGACCTCGAGCGCATGACGGTGGACGACCTGCGTGCCTGGCACGAGGACTGGTACAGCCCGAACAACGCCATCCTGGTGGTGGTCGGCGACGTCAGCCGCGACGAGGTGAAGAGCCTGGTCGAGCGCCACTTCGCCGCCATCCCGGCGCGCCCGCTGCCGGCGGCGCGCATGCCGCTGGAGTTGCCGGCGCTCGGCGAACGGCGTCTGACCCTGCAGGTGAAGACCCAGCTGCCCAGCCTGCTGATGGGCTTCAACGTGCCCGCCCTGGCCAGCGCCGACAATCCCCGCGAAGTCCACGCCCTGCGCCTGATCGCCACCCTGCTCGACGGCGGCTACAGCGCACGCCTGCCCACCCGTCTGGAACGCGAGCAGGAGCTGGTCACCGGGGTATCGGCCAGCTACGACCCGTTCAACCGCGGCGACAGCCTGTTCGTGCTCTCCGCACGCCCCAACCTGCAGCAGGGCAAGACCCTCGAGCAGGTCGAGGCCGGCCTGTGGCAGGAGCTGGAACGTCTGAAGAACGAGGCGCCGAGCAGCGCGGAGCTGGCGCGGGTGCAGGCGCAGGTGATCGCCGGCCTGGTCTACGAGCGCGACTCGATCGCCAGCCAGGCCACCAGCATCGGCATGCTGGAAACCGTCGGCCTGTCCTGGCAGCTGCTCGACCAGGAGCTCGAATCCCTCAAGGCGGTGACCCCCGCCGACATCCAGGCCGCCGCCCGCCGCCTGTTCCAGCGCGAGCGCCTGACCCTGGCCCAGGTGCTGCCGCTGCCGGCCGCTGAGGAGAACAGCCATGAATAA
- the ftsY gene encoding signal recognition particle-docking protein FtsY — MFGSKDDKKAPDNGEKKGLFGWFRKKAPSEAAEQATGEPLPAEIAADADADAAPLAEVAQPEPPAEPAPAPVVAAPVVEPAPVAAPPAVVAAAPLVEEKPAKLGFFARLKQGLAKTSASLGEGMASLFLGKKAIDDDLLDELETRLLTADVGVEATTAIIQNLTKRVARKELADSEALYKALQEELAAILRPVEQPLAIEAGRRPYVILVVGVNGAGKTTTIGKLAKKLQDEGKKVMLAAGDTFRAAAVEQLQVWGERNRIPVIAQHTGADSASVIFDAVQAAQARGIDVLIADTAGRLHTKDNLMEELKKVRRVIGKLDDSAPHETLLVLDAGTGQNALSQARLFHQAVNLSGLALTKLDGTAKGGVIFALAKQMSLPIRYIGVGEGIDDLRPFEADAFVKALFAGQESA; from the coding sequence ATGTTTGGTTCCAAAGACGACAAGAAGGCTCCGGACAACGGAGAAAAGAAAGGCCTGTTCGGCTGGTTCCGCAAGAAGGCGCCGTCCGAGGCCGCCGAGCAGGCGACCGGCGAGCCGTTGCCGGCCGAAATCGCCGCTGACGCCGACGCCGACGCCGCGCCGCTCGCCGAAGTCGCCCAGCCCGAGCCGCCGGCCGAGCCTGCGCCCGCGCCGGTGGTGGCCGCGCCCGTGGTCGAACCGGCCCCGGTTGCCGCGCCGCCGGCAGTGGTCGCGGCTGCCCCGCTGGTCGAGGAGAAGCCGGCCAAGCTCGGCTTCTTCGCCCGCCTCAAGCAGGGCCTGGCCAAGACCAGCGCCAGCCTCGGCGAGGGCATGGCCAGCCTGTTCCTCGGCAAGAAGGCGATCGACGACGACCTGCTCGACGAGCTGGAGACCCGCCTGCTGACCGCCGACGTCGGCGTCGAGGCGACCACCGCGATCATCCAGAACCTGACCAAGCGCGTGGCGCGCAAGGAGCTGGCCGACAGCGAGGCGCTGTACAAGGCGCTGCAGGAAGAGCTGGCCGCCATCCTGCGCCCGGTCGAGCAGCCGCTGGCCATCGAGGCCGGCCGCAGGCCCTACGTGATCCTGGTGGTCGGCGTGAACGGCGCCGGCAAGACCACCACCATCGGCAAGCTGGCCAAGAAGCTGCAGGACGAAGGCAAGAAGGTCATGCTCGCCGCCGGCGACACCTTCCGCGCCGCGGCGGTCGAGCAGCTGCAGGTGTGGGGCGAGCGCAACCGCATCCCGGTGATCGCCCAGCACACCGGCGCCGACTCCGCCTCGGTGATCTTCGACGCCGTGCAGGCCGCCCAGGCGCGCGGCATCGACGTGCTGATCGCCGACACCGCCGGACGCCTGCACACCAAGGACAACCTGATGGAGGAGCTGAAGAAGGTCCGTCGGGTGATCGGCAAGCTCGACGATAGCGCGCCGCACGAGACCCTGCTGGTGCTGGACGCCGGCACCGGGCAGAACGCCCTCAGCCAGGCGCGCCTGTTCCACCAGGCGGTCAACCTCAGCGGCCTGGCGCTGACCAAGCTGGACGGCACCGCCAAGGGCGGGGTGATCTTCGCCCTGGCCAAGCAGATGAGCCTGCCGATCCGCTACATCGGCGTCGGCGAGGGCATCGACGACCTGCGCCCGTTCGAGGCCGATGCCTTCGTCAAGGCGCTGTTCGCAGGACAGGAGTCTGCATGA
- the ftsE gene encoding cell division ATP-binding protein FtsE encodes MIRFEQVGKRYPNGHVGLHELSFRARRGEFLFVTGHSGAGKSTLLRLLLALERPTSGKLLLAGQDIGAISNAEIPFLRRQIGVVFQNHHLLFDRSVFDNVALPLQILGLPREEIERRVSEALERVSLKDMGEQFPADLSSGQQQRVGIARAVVHQPALLLADEPTGNLDPRLAAEIMGVFEDINRLGTTVLIASHDLALIARMRHRLLTLQRGRLIGDGEPT; translated from the coding sequence ATGATCCGTTTCGAGCAGGTGGGCAAGCGTTATCCCAACGGCCACGTCGGCCTGCACGAACTGAGCTTCCGCGCCCGGCGCGGCGAGTTCCTCTTCGTCACCGGCCACTCCGGCGCCGGCAAGAGCACCCTGCTGCGCCTGCTGCTGGCGCTGGAGCGACCGACCAGCGGCAAGCTGCTGCTGGCCGGCCAGGACATCGGCGCGATCAGCAACGCGGAGATCCCCTTCCTGCGCCGGCAGATCGGCGTGGTGTTCCAGAACCATCATCTGCTGTTCGACCGCAGCGTGTTCGACAACGTCGCCCTGCCGCTGCAGATCCTCGGCCTGCCGCGCGAGGAGATCGAGCGGCGGGTGAGTGAGGCGCTGGAGCGGGTGTCGCTGAAGGACATGGGCGAGCAGTTCCCCGCCGACCTGTCCAGCGGCCAGCAGCAACGCGTCGGCATCGCCCGCGCGGTGGTGCACCAGCCGGCGCTGCTGCTCGCCGACGAACCGACCGGCAACCTCGACCCGCGCCTGGCCGCCGAGATCATGGGCGTGTTCGAGGACATCAATCGCCTGGGGACCACCGTGCTGATCGCCAGTCACGACCTTGCCCTGATCGCGCGCATGCGCCATCGCCTGCTCACCCTGCAACGCGGTCGCCTGATCGGCGACGGGGAGCCGACCTGA
- the ftsX gene encoding permease-like cell division protein FtsX, translated as MTAKQLPRGAEEGAPEQRQRRLQEEERTDWGGLLRAYGESHRASLADSLRRLVRQPFGSFLTCLVMAIALSLPMGLSLLLDGVERLGGSWQRAAQISLFLELEVAEVEGQTLREQIESMDEVLSAEWISREQGLAELQQHSGLGDALRELPENPLPAVVLVTPKEIDKAALEALRERLAALPGVDLAQLDLQWVERLGAILKLGDRFVFGLAVTLVLALLLVVGNTIRLHIENRRAEIEVIKLVGGTDGYVRRPFLYTGAFYGIGAGLLAWGLLEYGLSWLNQSVVGLAALYDSDFALAGVPLEDGLSLLVGALLLGWVGAWLAVARHLRQLAPQ; from the coding sequence ATGACTGCCAAGCAATTGCCGCGCGGCGCCGAGGAAGGCGCCCCGGAGCAACGCCAGCGCCGCCTGCAGGAGGAGGAGCGCACCGACTGGGGCGGCCTGCTGCGTGCCTACGGCGAGAGCCATCGCGCCAGCCTGGCCGACAGCCTGCGCCGCCTGGTCCGCCAGCCGTTCGGCAGCTTTCTCACCTGCCTGGTGATGGCCATCGCCCTGTCCCTGCCGATGGGCCTGTCGCTGCTGCTCGACGGCGTCGAGCGCCTCGGCGGTTCCTGGCAGCGCGCCGCGCAGATCTCGCTGTTCCTCGAGCTGGAGGTGGCCGAGGTCGAAGGGCAGACGCTACGCGAGCAGATCGAGAGCATGGACGAGGTGCTGTCCGCCGAGTGGATCAGCCGTGAGCAGGGACTGGCCGAGCTGCAGCAGCATTCGGGGCTGGGCGATGCGCTGCGCGAACTGCCGGAGAACCCGCTGCCCGCGGTGGTGCTGGTAACGCCGAAGGAGATCGACAAGGCGGCGCTGGAGGCCCTGCGCGAGCGCCTGGCGGCCCTGCCCGGTGTCGACCTGGCACAGCTCGACCTGCAGTGGGTGGAGCGCCTCGGCGCCATCCTCAAGCTCGGCGACCGCTTCGTCTTCGGCCTGGCGGTGACCCTGGTGCTGGCCCTGCTGCTGGTGGTGGGCAACACCATCCGCCTGCACATCGAGAACCGCCGCGCCGAGATCGAGGTGATCAAGCTGGTCGGCGGCACCGACGGCTACGTGCGCCGCCCCTTCCTCTATACCGGGGCCTTCTACGGTATCGGTGCCGGCCTGCTGGCCTGGGGGCTGCTGGAGTACGGCCTGAGCTGGCTGAACCAGTCGGTGGTCGGCCTCGCCGCGCTGTACGACAGCGATTTCGCCCTCGCCGGGGTGCCGCTCGAGGATGGCCTGTCGCTGCTGGTCGGCGCCCTGCTGCTCGGCTGGGTGGGCGCCTGGCTGGCCGTCGCCCGGCACCTGCGCCAGCTTGCGCCTCAGTGA